A portion of the Nitrospira defluvii genome contains these proteins:
- the lptE gene encoding LPS assembly lipoprotein LptE: MVRLDTGNRDHGCLRGSAVPGYVFRATGVVTLSLLLSACGYQFRVQGAGPTVGGAAEQTTKRTQTPRLAILPISNTTYEPNFEIKLANYLRREFSAGAGAEIVGPSAGADLFLSGQIMQILLPTLSFDQTTTFESRVEMLVSVKIEEAKTKRVVWSQVAKGTSEFFLTQDLQFNRVLQNRALEQAGRFVAEDLASRFLLFLDAGELDKVLKRSVKAEAGQGVQPRPEAAR; encoded by the coding sequence ATGGTTCGTCTGGACACAGGGAACAGAGATCATGGGTGCCTGCGTGGCTCGGCCGTTCCCGGGTATGTGTTCCGTGCGACCGGTGTCGTGACCCTGAGCCTGTTGCTCAGTGCGTGCGGCTATCAGTTTCGAGTGCAAGGCGCCGGTCCGACGGTCGGCGGGGCGGCGGAGCAGACGACCAAGCGGACACAGACTCCACGGTTGGCCATTCTTCCCATCTCCAATACGACGTATGAGCCGAATTTCGAGATCAAACTCGCCAACTATCTGCGCCGGGAATTTTCGGCGGGGGCGGGGGCGGAAATTGTCGGCCCTTCGGCCGGAGCCGACTTGTTCTTGTCCGGGCAAATCATGCAAATCCTCCTGCCGACGCTAAGTTTTGATCAGACTACGACCTTTGAAAGCCGTGTGGAAATGCTGGTGAGTGTGAAGATCGAGGAGGCGAAGACCAAGCGAGTCGTCTGGTCGCAGGTCGCCAAAGGCACCTCGGAGTTTTTTCTCACCCAGGACCTGCAATTCAATCGGGTTCTGCAAAATCGCGCGCTTGAGCAGGCAGGGCGGTTTGTCGCGGAAGATCTCGCGTCACGCTTTTTGCTGTTTCTGGATGCGGGTGAGTTAGACAAGGTGCTGAAGCGCTCGGTGAAGGCGGAGGCTGGCCAGGGTGTCCAGCCACGGCCCGAGGCGGCGCGATAG
- the holA gene encoding DNA polymerase III subunit delta translates to MGASVTSLELSQALARSGVGPLYAVVGEEDYLRDQAVAALRVAALGSASDSGFNYDIFHGDDAAVEDVLACAAEIPVFAERRVVVYKTVEKLPAREGEKLLSYFSAPNDTTTLVVVAVKLDGRLKWTQALTKQAVSVSCAPLREAQLSTWIRQEAVALGVRMQDDAIQLLKEVGSESLYAVKRELEKLAAYVPSERTVQSAEVEALRGTEPGASVFDLMNAIGAHDHGRAMRILTRNVENGEAPLRILGALVWQYRRLWKLKEQMKSGGREGEAARTFRMDPSRVRGFFAQFPDTQLTQAFQWFLDTDSKLKGGSGSSPVRVMEDLLFRLCGQPSKPTASVERMQTASPAPRPSSSRPVSNVRTVTTRKR, encoded by the coding sequence ATGGGTGCCTCGGTCACGAGTCTGGAATTGTCTCAGGCGCTTGCGCGGAGTGGAGTCGGGCCGCTGTATGCGGTAGTCGGGGAGGAGGATTATCTCCGCGACCAGGCCGTCGCCGCATTGCGAGTCGCCGCTCTCGGCTCAGCTTCGGACAGTGGGTTCAATTACGATATCTTTCATGGCGACGATGCGGCGGTTGAGGACGTGTTGGCCTGCGCGGCGGAGATTCCGGTATTCGCTGAGCGCCGCGTTGTGGTCTACAAAACGGTGGAGAAGCTCCCGGCGCGTGAGGGGGAAAAGCTCCTGTCCTATTTCTCGGCTCCGAATGACACGACGACGCTGGTCGTCGTCGCGGTGAAGTTGGATGGGCGGCTCAAGTGGACCCAGGCGCTGACGAAGCAGGCGGTGTCGGTCAGTTGCGCGCCGCTGCGTGAAGCCCAGCTGTCGACATGGATTCGTCAAGAAGCGGTGGCCTTGGGGGTACGCATGCAGGATGACGCGATTCAGTTGCTCAAAGAGGTAGGCAGCGAATCGCTCTATGCCGTGAAGCGGGAGTTGGAAAAGCTGGCTGCCTATGTGCCGTCCGAGCGAACTGTCCAGTCGGCGGAGGTGGAGGCGTTGCGGGGAACCGAGCCGGGCGCGTCGGTGTTTGACCTGATGAACGCCATCGGTGCCCATGATCATGGGCGGGCGATGCGGATTCTGACGCGCAATGTGGAGAATGGAGAGGCGCCGCTGCGCATTTTGGGAGCGTTGGTCTGGCAGTATCGGCGACTGTGGAAATTGAAAGAGCAGATGAAGTCGGGAGGGCGTGAGGGCGAGGCGGCGCGGACGTTCAGGATGGACCCATCACGGGTGCGTGGGTTCTTCGCGCAATTTCCAGATACGCAGTTGACGCAGGCGTTTCAGTGGTTTTTGGACACGGATTCGAAGCTCAAAGGCGGGAGCGGGAGCAGTCCTGTCCGTGTGATGGAAGATCTGTTGTTCCGACTCTGCGGACAGCCGTCAAAACCGACAGCATCGGTGGAGCGGATGCAAACGGCATCACCGGCCCCGCGCCCGTCGAGTTCGAGACCGGTGTCGAATGTCAGAACAGTTACGACGCGGAAGCGGTGA
- the leuS gene encoding leucine--tRNA ligase — protein sequence MSKSYDHQALESKWQAYWETHRPFRASDDPSKPKFYCLDMFPYPSGSGLHVGHLEGYTATDIVSRYKRMRGFNVLHPMGWDAFGLPAEQYAVKTGVHPAITTAQNIATFKRQMKRAGLSYDWERELSTTDQDYYRWTQWIFLRLFERGLAYVAEVPVNWCPALGTVLANEEIVDGKSEVGGFDVIRKPMRQWVLKITAYAERLLEDLSLVEWPASTLEMQKNWIGRSIGAEVDFALADAPGNLRVFTTRPDTLFGATYMVLAPEHPLVDVVTTPSQRAQVMDYREAAARKSDLQRQELEKVKSGVFTGGYAINPVNQERLPIWIADYVLMSYGTGAIMAVPAHDERDWAFATQYHLPIREVIQGGQIDKSAFVDTDRGRVINSTTPDGSCSLNGLLPSDAIPKMTAWLETAGKGKKTINYKLRDWLFARQRYWGEPFPIVWVDGEPRPLPEEQLPLPLPETKNFKPSGSGESPLANLEEWLNATDPATGKPARRETNTMPQWAGSCWYYLRFIDPKNSRQMVDPAKERYWMPVDLYIGGSEHAVLHLLYSRFWHKVLFDAGVVSTPEPFKKLVHQGIVLGEDNQKMSKSRGNVVNPDDMIDQFGADAVRLYEMFMGPLESMKPWSTRGVEGITRFLDRVWRLMIGEDGALSAAVTGAAPTPEQQRLLHYTIKKVTDDIDGLRFNTAISQMMVFTNEMTKLEQRPRQLLEPFVLLLSPFAPHLSEELWERLGHAPSAGQQSWPEFDPALVVSDRWTIPIQVNGKLRGKLEVDAGTSRDQLEPMAKQEVAEWLQGKEPKKVIYVEKKLMNFVV from the coding sequence ATGAGTAAATCGTACGATCACCAGGCTCTTGAGTCGAAATGGCAGGCCTATTGGGAGACGCATCGTCCGTTTCGAGCGTCGGATGATCCCTCGAAGCCGAAGTTTTATTGTCTCGATATGTTCCCCTATCCCTCCGGGTCCGGCCTGCATGTCGGGCATTTGGAGGGGTATACCGCCACGGACATTGTGTCCCGGTATAAGCGGATGCGCGGGTTTAACGTCTTGCACCCCATGGGCTGGGATGCATTCGGGCTGCCGGCCGAGCAGTATGCCGTGAAAACCGGGGTTCATCCCGCCATCACCACGGCGCAAAATATTGCAACCTTCAAGCGACAAATGAAGCGCGCGGGTCTCTCCTATGACTGGGAGCGTGAGCTCAGCACCACCGACCAGGATTACTATCGTTGGACCCAGTGGATTTTTCTCCGGCTGTTCGAGCGGGGGCTGGCCTACGTGGCCGAGGTTCCGGTCAATTGGTGCCCGGCATTGGGAACGGTGCTGGCCAACGAGGAAATCGTCGACGGGAAAAGCGAAGTCGGCGGATTCGATGTCATCCGCAAGCCGATGCGGCAATGGGTCCTGAAAATCACCGCCTACGCGGAGCGGTTGTTGGAAGATCTGAGTCTCGTGGAGTGGCCGGCCAGTACGCTGGAGATGCAAAAGAATTGGATCGGACGCTCCATCGGGGCCGAGGTCGATTTTGCGCTTGCCGACGCGCCGGGAAATCTTCGCGTCTTTACCACCCGCCCCGATACGCTCTTCGGTGCCACCTATATGGTCCTGGCCCCCGAACATCCGCTGGTCGATGTGGTGACGACTCCCTCGCAACGGGCGCAGGTGATGGACTATCGCGAAGCCGCCGCCCGGAAGAGCGACCTGCAGCGCCAGGAATTGGAGAAGGTCAAGAGCGGCGTCTTCACCGGCGGCTATGCGATCAATCCCGTCAATCAGGAGCGGCTGCCGATTTGGATCGCCGACTACGTATTGATGAGTTATGGCACCGGGGCCATTATGGCCGTGCCGGCCCACGATGAACGCGATTGGGCCTTTGCCACGCAGTACCACCTTCCGATTCGCGAGGTGATTCAGGGCGGGCAGATCGACAAGTCCGCCTTCGTCGACACGGATCGCGGCCGGGTCATCAATTCGACCACCCCGGACGGGTCTTGTTCGCTCAACGGGTTGTTACCCAGCGACGCGATCCCAAAAATGACCGCCTGGCTCGAAACTGCGGGGAAGGGCAAGAAGACCATCAACTACAAACTCCGGGATTGGCTGTTTGCCCGGCAACGGTATTGGGGCGAGCCCTTTCCGATCGTGTGGGTCGATGGAGAGCCGCGACCATTGCCGGAGGAGCAGTTGCCGCTGCCCTTGCCCGAGACCAAGAACTTCAAGCCGTCCGGAAGCGGCGAGAGCCCCTTGGCCAATCTGGAGGAATGGTTGAATGCGACGGACCCCGCGACCGGCAAACCGGCGCGGCGCGAGACGAATACCATGCCGCAGTGGGCGGGTTCCTGCTGGTATTACCTGCGGTTCATCGATCCGAAGAATTCCCGGCAGATGGTCGATCCGGCGAAGGAGCGATACTGGATGCCGGTGGACCTGTACATCGGCGGCAGCGAACATGCGGTGTTGCATCTGCTCTACAGCCGGTTCTGGCACAAAGTGCTGTTCGATGCGGGAGTGGTCAGTACTCCGGAACCGTTCAAGAAGCTGGTGCATCAGGGCATTGTGTTGGGGGAAGACAATCAGAAGATGTCGAAATCGCGCGGCAACGTGGTGAACCCGGACGACATGATCGACCAGTTCGGTGCCGATGCGGTGCGATTGTATGAAATGTTCATGGGGCCGTTGGAATCCATGAAGCCGTGGAGCACGCGCGGCGTCGAAGGCATTACACGATTCCTGGATCGTGTCTGGCGCTTGATGATCGGCGAGGATGGTGCGTTGAGCGCGGCAGTGACAGGGGCGGCACCGACGCCCGAGCAGCAGCGGCTGCTGCACTACACGATCAAGAAAGTCACCGACGATATCGACGGGCTGCGATTCAACACCGCTATTTCGCAGATGATGGTGTTTACGAACGAGATGACCAAGCTGGAGCAGCGACCTCGACAGCTGCTGGAACCCTTTGTTCTGCTGCTGTCGCCCTTCGCGCCCCACCTCAGCGAGGAACTCTGGGAGCGTCTCGGGCATGCCCCCAGCGCCGGTCAGCAGTCCTGGCCGGAGTTCGATCCGGCCCTGGTCGTCAGCGACCGCTGGACGATTCCGATTCAGGTGAACGGCAAACTCCGCGGCAAGCTGGAGGTGGATGCCGGCACGTCCCGCGATCAGCTGGAGCCCATGGCCAAGCAGGAAGTTGCTGAGTGGCTGCAAGGGAAGGAGCCGAAGAAGGTGATCTACGTCGAGAAGAAGTTGATGAATTTCGTGGTGTGA
- the rpsT gene encoding 30S ribosomal protein S20, with the protein MPVVHKSTIRRARQSEKRRLRNRATLSSVRSILRKVQDAITAKKPEEAKATLRDATAALGKAVTKGVLKPNTASRRVSRLAVRVNALTASAS; encoded by the coding sequence ATGCCTGTTGTCCACAAATCCACGATCCGACGTGCCCGTCAATCTGAGAAGCGCCGGTTGCGCAATCGCGCCACCCTCAGCTCGGTCCGGAGCATCCTCCGCAAGGTTCAGGATGCGATCACGGCCAAGAAACCGGAAGAAGCCAAGGCGACCTTGCGTGATGCGACGGCAGCCCTGGGCAAAGCGGTCACCAAAGGTGTCCTGAAGCCCAACACGGCCTCACGCCGCGTGTCTCGGCTCGCTGTTCGAGTGAACGCACTCACCGCTTCCGCGTCGTAA
- a CDS encoding PilZ domain-containing protein yields MAKSHTSRSHSRVPVSCFLYYLGEGLVGTGKVCDLSVKGWRIEGDKPVTVGMKLTLRVFLPDQPKAIDVEGVTVQWVKDRVFGLETVKMNAGAEARIHRFVESVVKSSDSSRVA; encoded by the coding sequence ATGGCCAAGTCACACACATCTCGTTCGCATTCGCGCGTGCCGGTCAGCTGCTTTCTCTATTACCTCGGGGAAGGGCTGGTCGGGACCGGCAAGGTCTGTGATCTTTCCGTCAAGGGCTGGCGGATCGAGGGGGATAAGCCGGTCACAGTCGGTATGAAACTCACCCTGCGGGTCTTTCTGCCCGATCAACCCAAGGCCATTGATGTGGAAGGGGTGACGGTTCAGTGGGTGAAGGATCGAGTGTTCGGCCTCGAAACGGTCAAAATGAACGCCGGCGCGGAAGCGCGTATTCACAGATTTGTCGAGTCAGTGGTGAAGTCTTCGGATTCCTCCCGCGTCGCCTGA
- the pyrF gene encoding orotidine-5'-phosphate decarboxylase, which produces MNTHIDARDRLIVALDVPSAAEAERLVDRMGDQVRFVKVGLELYTVAGPDIVRILVDRGKRVFLDLKFLDIEETVRRATARVAAMGATFLTVHANRKALLAAVQGRGQSNLKLLAVTVLTNFDGEDLRDMGIQRSVRDLVTARAQLAAQVGCDGVVASGEEPAAIRATVGPGLIIVTPGVRPAGTGTDDHARATTPTQTIAAGADYLVIGRPIRDADDPALATAAILAEMQTAFDRRIG; this is translated from the coding sequence ATGAACACGCACATCGATGCTCGAGATCGGTTAATTGTCGCACTGGATGTCCCTTCGGCTGCCGAGGCCGAGCGGCTGGTCGATCGCATGGGAGACCAGGTGCGTTTCGTAAAAGTGGGGCTGGAGCTCTATACGGTGGCGGGACCCGACATCGTACGGATATTGGTGGACCGTGGAAAACGCGTCTTTCTTGACCTCAAATTTCTTGATATCGAAGAAACCGTCCGGCGTGCGACTGCCAGGGTTGCCGCGATGGGAGCCACCTTTTTGACCGTTCATGCGAATCGCAAGGCGTTGCTGGCTGCCGTGCAAGGGCGGGGACAGTCGAATCTCAAATTGCTTGCAGTGACGGTTTTGACGAACTTCGACGGAGAAGATCTGCGTGATATGGGCATTCAGCGGAGCGTCAGGGATCTGGTGACGGCCCGAGCCCAGTTGGCGGCGCAAGTGGGGTGTGACGGGGTCGTCGCATCAGGAGAAGAGCCTGCGGCAATTCGCGCCACGGTGGGTCCAGGGTTGATCATCGTCACACCGGGGGTCAGGCCGGCGGGAACAGGGACCGACGACCATGCTCGGGCGACCACTCCCACCCAGACTATCGCGGCCGGTGCTGATTACCTGGTGATAGGTCGACCCATTCGGGATGCAGACGATCCTGCGCTCGCGACGGCGGCGATCCTGGCAGAAATGCAGACGGCGTTCGATCGCCGAATTGGATAG
- a CDS encoding PilZ domain-containing protein — MTGGNKHLTPLVPSRPPVALSTRFQVRSFRRFPIQCSVYYSCDAFQGSGMAWNLSLNGWRVDGTHPVEPGMMVTLCIFLPDHHPTVFVDRAVVRWSRGQEFGIEVDSIKADERARLEQFVTALV, encoded by the coding sequence ATGACCGGTGGCAACAAACATCTGACTCCGCTGGTTCCTTCTCGCCCCCCAGTCGCTCTCAGTACCCGCTTTCAGGTTCGATCGTTTCGGCGCTTTCCTATTCAATGCTCGGTGTATTACTCCTGTGATGCGTTTCAAGGAAGCGGGATGGCCTGGAATCTCTCCCTCAACGGCTGGCGAGTCGATGGGACGCATCCGGTTGAGCCTGGGATGATGGTCACGCTCTGCATCTTTCTCCCTGATCACCATCCCACGGTGTTTGTTGATCGGGCGGTTGTCCGCTGGTCCCGGGGCCAGGAATTCGGGATCGAAGTTGATTCGATCAAAGCCGATGAGCGGGCTCGGCTCGAACAGTTTGTGACAGCCCTCGTCTAA